One Pradoshia eiseniae DNA segment encodes these proteins:
- the araA gene encoding L-arabinose isomerase: MLTVKPYEFWFVTGSQNLYGEETLREVEANTRTIVESLDKDSALSYRIIFKDVLKESDSILRLVREANADENCAGIVTWMHTFSPAKMWIAGLSALQKPLLHLHTQFNRDIPWDGIDMDFMNTNQSAHGDREFGFMGSRLQIKRKVVVGHWDSEDVKAKIGGWMRTAVAFSESKQLKVARFGDNMRNVAVTEGDKVEAQIKLGWTVDGYGIGDLVDSMNEVTEGQVDELMSEYEETYTIVPEGQEDGEVRDSIRYQAKIELGLKAFLEKGNYTAFTTTFEDLHGMKQLPGLAVQRLMAQGYGFAGEGDWKTAALVRLGKIIADGEDTSFMEDYTYHFEPGKEMVLGAHMLEVCPTISATKPTIAVHPLGIGGKEDPARLIFNGKSGAALNASIVDLGHRFRIIINEVDAIEPEIDMPNLPVARVLWRPQPSLNEGAENWILAGGAHHTLFSYKVTTEELRDFAELVGMECVIINNDTNKHAFVNELRWNDVVYK, from the coding sequence ATGTTAACAGTGAAGCCTTATGAATTCTGGTTTGTAACCGGGAGCCAAAACTTGTACGGGGAAGAGACATTAAGAGAGGTAGAAGCGAACACGAGGACGATAGTGGAATCACTTGATAAGGATTCAGCATTATCCTACCGCATCATTTTCAAGGATGTATTGAAGGAGTCAGACTCCATTCTGCGCCTGGTCAGGGAAGCGAATGCGGATGAAAACTGCGCGGGAATCGTGACATGGATGCACACATTCAGCCCGGCTAAAATGTGGATCGCAGGCCTTTCTGCTTTGCAAAAGCCGCTGCTGCACCTTCACACGCAATTCAACCGTGACATCCCGTGGGACGGGATTGACATGGATTTCATGAACACCAATCAATCGGCGCATGGCGACCGTGAATTTGGTTTCATGGGCAGCCGCCTTCAAATCAAACGCAAGGTCGTTGTCGGCCATTGGGATAGCGAGGACGTGAAAGCCAAAATCGGGGGCTGGATGAGAACGGCGGTCGCTTTCTCAGAAAGCAAGCAACTCAAGGTTGCCCGCTTTGGCGATAATATGCGTAATGTAGCCGTAACCGAGGGTGATAAGGTCGAGGCGCAAATCAAGCTTGGCTGGACGGTTGATGGCTATGGAATCGGTGATTTGGTTGACAGCATGAATGAGGTTACCGAAGGGCAAGTAGACGAGCTCATGAGCGAATATGAAGAAACCTACACAATCGTTCCGGAGGGGCAGGAAGACGGAGAAGTCAGAGACTCCATCCGTTACCAGGCGAAGATTGAGCTAGGCTTGAAAGCCTTCCTCGAGAAAGGCAATTACACTGCGTTCACGACGACGTTTGAGGACCTGCATGGCATGAAGCAGCTGCCAGGGCTCGCTGTGCAAAGATTGATGGCTCAGGGCTACGGCTTTGCCGGTGAAGGGGACTGGAAAACGGCCGCACTCGTACGTTTGGGGAAAATCATTGCCGATGGGGAAGATACATCCTTCATGGAGGACTATACGTATCATTTCGAACCAGGTAAGGAGATGGTCCTTGGGGCCCATATGCTTGAAGTATGCCCAACCATTTCAGCGACCAAGCCGACGATTGCTGTACACCCGCTTGGCATTGGCGGCAAGGAAGACCCTGCCCGCTTGATTTTCAACGGAAAGAGCGGGGCAGCTTTGAATGCTTCCATCGTGGACCTTGGCCATCGTTTCCGCATCATCATCAACGAAGTAGATGCCATCGAGCCTGAGATTGATATGCCGAACCTGCCAGTGGCACGCGTCCTATGGCGCCCGCAGCCTTCCTTGAATGAAGGGGCAGAGAACTGGATCCTTGCCGGCGGCGCGCATCATACGCTCTTCTCCTATAAGGTAACAACTGAGGAGCTGCGTGACTTTGCGGAGCTTGTCGGAATGGAATGTGTCATCATTAATAATGACACGAACAAGCATGCATTTGTGAATGAACTAAGATGGAATGACGTTGTGTATAAATAG
- a CDS encoding VOC family protein, whose translation MEIKKLTLQTDKLHTLKYFYTKVLGFSLDDEHHDRFQIKAGSSIIEFTDKDVAGSPFYHFALNIPSNQFREAKEWLKEKLTLLVEEGKDEADFSFWPAHSCYFEDPAGNIVELVARYKENPINHAPFSVNSILNISEIGLVVKDAKKVGEQLEEIGILASEGDHISNSSLNFMQENKNGVFILLTNTGRRWLFSDKESEIFPLKITLDKDIVLGVDEGLEFFIERIIE comes from the coding sequence ATGGAAATTAAAAAGCTTACGTTACAAACAGATAAATTACATACACTGAAGTATTTTTATACAAAAGTATTAGGATTTTCCCTCGATGATGAGCATCATGACCGTTTTCAGATCAAAGCGGGAAGCAGTATCATAGAGTTTACGGATAAAGATGTTGCAGGAAGCCCCTTTTACCACTTTGCCCTAAATATTCCGTCCAACCAATTTCGAGAAGCAAAGGAATGGCTGAAAGAGAAATTAACCCTTTTAGTAGAAGAAGGGAAAGACGAAGCGGATTTCTCGTTTTGGCCTGCGCATTCCTGCTATTTTGAAGACCCGGCAGGAAACATTGTTGAACTCGTAGCCCGATATAAGGAAAATCCCATAAACCATGCACCATTTTCAGTAAATAGTATATTAAATATAAGTGAAATTGGCCTGGTTGTGAAGGATGCCAAAAAGGTCGGCGAACAACTCGAGGAAATCGGAATCCTCGCAAGTGAAGGAGACCACATTAGCAATTCATCGCTAAATTTTATGCAAGAAAATAAAAACGGCGTCTTTATTCTTTTGACCAACACAGGAAGACGTTGGCTGTTTTCAGACAAGGAATCGGAAATCTTCCCGCTAAAGATAACGCTGGATAAGGATATTGTTTTAGGAGTAGATGAAGGGTTGGAGTTTTTTATTGAAAGAATAATAGAATGA
- a CDS encoding histidine phosphatase family protein, giving the protein MSNIILIQHCQSEHHINNMSGGWTDTPLTELGRKQAEIIGEKLINYVGYNDYVLYSSDLLRASQTAEIIGTKLSLKVIQDKGLREINTGVAAGKTKEWARANRQPQARSGFDLDYQEFQNGESWREFYNRVCDCMDRIYELEKNKNLLIVTHGGTLSNILAWWMKFELHMIGNAYFSSSPGGISVLSQNSIQQNIVNKFNDTSYFD; this is encoded by the coding sequence ATGAGCAACATTATTTTGATACAACATTGTCAATCAGAGCATCATATTAATAATATGTCAGGTGGATGGACAGACACTCCTTTAACCGAATTAGGCAGAAAACAAGCAGAAATTATAGGTGAAAAATTAATAAACTATGTGGGTTATAACGACTATGTCTTATATTCTTCTGACCTATTGAGAGCGTCACAAACAGCTGAAATCATTGGGACAAAATTAAGTTTAAAGGTGATTCAGGATAAAGGACTACGAGAAATAAATACGGGTGTTGCGGCTGGGAAAACAAAAGAATGGGCAAGAGCGAATAGGCAGCCTCAAGCAAGAAGTGGATTTGATTTAGATTATCAGGAATTTCAAAATGGAGAGAGCTGGAGAGAATTTTATAATCGAGTTTGTGATTGCATGGATCGGATATATGAATTGGAAAAGAATAAAAATTTGCTAATTGTCACACACGGAGGAACTTTAAGTAACATACTCGCTTGGTGGATGAAGTTTGAGTTACATATGATTGGTAATGCGTACTTTTCCTCTTCACCAGGGGGTATTTCAGTTCTTAGCCAAAATAGTATTCAGCAAAATATTGTCAATAAATTCAATGACACCTCTTATTTTGATTGA
- a CDS encoding DUF5662 family protein, with translation MLKAYWKNIIYILNHKINVLVECWKEGLYLQGISHDLSKLSPKEFSPYAKKFFSSKQLSEDDELRWKYAWLNHQRKNKHHWEYWVVDPNKKLALPMPKKYLLEMVCDWRSLSRNWGRKVKPASFNLTDRIILHPETKKELESILKNRRKGDSKDTSLLSKKVT, from the coding sequence ATGTTGAAGGCATACTGGAAGAATATTATATACATACTGAACCATAAAATTAATGTCCTTGTTGAATGCTGGAAAGAGGGTTTATACCTGCAAGGAATCAGCCACGATTTATCAAAACTATCCCCAAAAGAATTTTCTCCGTATGCAAAGAAATTTTTCTCAAGTAAACAACTAAGTGAAGACGATGAATTAAGATGGAAATATGCGTGGCTGAATCATCAACGCAAAAACAAACATCATTGGGAATATTGGGTTGTTGATCCGAACAAGAAACTAGCCTTACCAATGCCAAAAAAGTATTTACTTGAAATGGTTTGTGATTGGCGTTCTTTATCGAGAAATTGGGGCAGGAAGGTAAAACCAGCATCATTCAATCTGACTGATAGGATAATCCTGCATCCTGAAACGAAGAAAGAGCTAGAAAGCATTTTGAAGAACAGAAGGAAGGGTGACTCTAAGGACACTTCATTATTATCAAAGAAGGTAACATGA
- a CDS encoding PadR family transcriptional regulator: protein MLSTTQMLKGILDGCLLAIIKDKEVYGYELAEKLESYGFHSFSEGTIYPLLIRMQKEELVTSTLKKSTAGPKRKYYSLTPKGEAELVLFIERWSYLQTNVNRVLHLESDTK from the coding sequence ATATTGTCGACAACTCAAATGTTAAAAGGAATACTTGATGGTTGCTTGCTGGCGATTATTAAAGATAAAGAAGTATATGGATATGAGCTGGCCGAGAAACTTGAAAGCTATGGTTTTCATTCCTTTAGCGAGGGGACAATTTATCCATTGTTAATCAGGATGCAAAAGGAAGAATTGGTTACTTCAACATTGAAAAAATCAACAGCGGGACCAAAAAGAAAATATTACTCGCTTACACCAAAGGGTGAGGCGGAATTAGTGTTGTTCATTGAACGGTGGAGTTATCTGCAAACCAACGTAAATAGAGTTTTACATCTTGAGTCAGATACAAAATGA
- a CDS encoding HAAS domain-containing protein — translation MNEGNLSNKSKEFLQDLRLYLFSSGKNSEEIEEIADELEVHLSEAEKNGKSIDKIIGKSPKEYMEMVSKEMLIDYRTWIKYICLIVFGSFSFTIFTDLLEGNLSYSVLEMVGHVVIGAIFITSIITGFKYISTTNKSVKIQGLIILIIMLLQITLFIGLIYLNRAIDTPIIHFGNTGSLIIGVVAGLFIIGMSLWAKTWILIIIVALFTVPDYLLGLTPLKNETQLIISPWITFGGFAIYLWASYKLEKK, via the coding sequence TTGAATGAGGGAAATCTATCTAATAAAAGTAAAGAATTTTTGCAAGATTTACGACTATACTTATTTTCCAGTGGTAAGAACTCGGAGGAAATTGAAGAAATTGCGGATGAATTGGAAGTCCATTTATCCGAAGCTGAAAAAAACGGGAAGTCCATTGATAAAATTATAGGAAAATCACCAAAAGAATATATGGAGATGGTATCTAAGGAAATGCTCATTGACTATCGCACGTGGATCAAATACATATGTCTAATTGTTTTTGGATCATTTTCATTTACAATCTTCACTGATTTACTGGAAGGAAACCTTTCGTATTCTGTTTTGGAAATGGTCGGGCATGTTGTGATTGGAGCAATATTTATTACTTCTATCATTACAGGCTTTAAATATATTTCCACAACAAATAAATCCGTTAAAATACAAGGATTAATAATACTTATCATCATGTTACTGCAAATTACCTTATTTATTGGTTTGATATACTTGAATAGAGCTATTGATACTCCTATTATTCATTTTGGCAATACGGGAAGCCTGATTATCGGTGTTGTTGCAGGATTATTTATTATTGGCATGTCTCTTTGGGCTAAAACATGGATTTTAATCATCATTGTAGCATTGTTTACAGTACCTGATTATTTATTAGGCTTGACACCTTTAAAAAACGAAACACAATTAATTATTAGCCCTTGGATAACCTTTGGCGGGTTTGCTATATACCTTTGGGCATCATATAAGTTAGAAAAGAAATAA
- a CDS encoding DUF2441 domain-containing protein — MKGTEFYAYHIVTNKEMTIGQIINFDRNQKNTLYRFFFEREIVNSRDEDIIQILSSHFSNDGLHLEKEDAKTVADYTDQTIRAIREVITELVRLQEYPEYPSRLSCLYAAKSYEEALKWKELFDTYNRKVIQIVKLRVIGSYFEGDGELLPKADGVSFSRKMEQAREYWKGNVKNELPELLINGKIEVVEIIYDYVN; from the coding sequence ATGAAGGGGACGGAGTTTTATGCTTATCACATTGTTACAAATAAAGAAATGACTATCGGACAGATCATTAACTTTGATAGGAACCAAAAAAACACCTTATATCGTTTCTTTTTTGAAAGAGAAATCGTTAATTCTAGAGACGAAGATATTATCCAAATTTTATCCAGTCATTTCTCAAATGATGGACTGCACTTGGAGAAAGAGGATGCTAAGACAGTTGCAGATTATACGGATCAAACAATTAGAGCTATCAGAGAAGTGATAACAGAGTTGGTTAGGCTTCAAGAATATCCTGAATATCCGTCAAGATTATCGTGCTTATACGCAGCCAAAAGCTATGAAGAAGCTCTGAAATGGAAAGAATTATTTGATACTTACAATCGAAAAGTTATTCAGATTGTAAAGCTAAGAGTAATAGGAAGTTATTTCGAGGGTGATGGAGAGCTTTTACCAAAAGCAGATGGCGTTTCTTTTTCTAGAAAAATGGAGCAAGCCAGAGAATATTGGAAAGGTAATGTGAAAAATGAGCTTCCTGAACTATTGATTAACGGAAAAATTGAAGTTGTAGAAATTATATACGACTACGTAAATTAG